A single region of the Rathayibacter rathayi genome encodes:
- a CDS encoding DUF4176 domain-containing protein has product MTDLQTDSGSLGSRTFLPLGSVVILNGSVKKLLIVSRGSVVKDQFFDYGAFLFPEGMIDANIVYFSGDDAVKVVYEGYRDVDDELVREILNNAYLRFQQEHRPPAAAPATVPALVAPARVAADDLFAGVRDLGVDDE; this is encoded by the coding sequence ATGACCGACCTTCAGACTGACTCTGGGTCCTTGGGGAGCCGCACGTTCTTGCCGTTGGGAAGTGTGGTGATTCTGAACGGTTCGGTGAAGAAGTTACTGATCGTCAGTCGAGGGTCGGTTGTGAAGGATCAGTTCTTCGACTATGGCGCGTTCCTGTTTCCGGAGGGCATGATTGACGCGAATATCGTCTATTTCAGTGGCGACGACGCTGTGAAGGTGGTGTATGAGGGCTATCGCGACGTTGATGACGAACTCGTGCGCGAGATCCTGAACAACGCTTACCTCCGGTTCCAGCAGGAACATCGTCCGCCGGCGGCTGCTCCTGCGACTGTTCCTGCGTTGGTCGCGCCCGCGCGGGTCGCGGCCGATGACCTCTTCGCTGGTGTTCGCGACCTCGGAGTCGACGATGAATGA
- a CDS encoding WXG100 family type VII secretion target gives MAQISVTPEELKQQAQVYTRSKEEIEQAIQKVSQMNSTIAEQWRGQAFQAYLVQYNQLSESVKKFEDLLVNINEQLNKYADTIAERDAQDAQSFGF, from the coding sequence ATGGCTCAGATTAGTGTTACGCCGGAAGAACTGAAGCAGCAGGCTCAGGTTTACACTCGCTCGAAGGAAGAGATCGAGCAGGCTATTCAGAAGGTGAGCCAGATGAACTCGACTATTGCTGAGCAGTGGAGGGGTCAGGCGTTCCAGGCGTATCTCGTGCAGTACAACCAGCTGTCGGAGAGCGTGAAGAAGTTCGAGGATCTGCTGGTGAACATCAACGAGCAGTTGAACAAGTACGCGGACACCATTGCTGAGCGTGACGCGCAGGATGCGCAGAGCTTCGGCTTCTAG
- a CDS encoding LacI family DNA-binding transcriptional regulator encodes MRDVARLAGVSIATVSFVVNDTKPVSPETRERVQAAMRELGFRPHALARALARRRSGIVAVVYPLVSSRPLTTATSFLLGAAEAAAEQDHSIVLWPTVGGSERLADLRADGLIDGVVLMQVTSEDERVPVLRDSGTPFALIGRTRDPSALDWVDIDFEGMVAEALGRLAGLGHARVALVLGPDRDVTGFGPYVRTQEAFSLACAARGLEGVLLRCEESPAGGRALARSFDPAAATAAVIVNGGAAVGFAHELRHRGLRVPVDLSIVLLASDPDVADLADPALDLLVAPGRELGRRGVEALLARLADPDAPLLQERIGGPWRAGGSLAPPAALT; translated from the coding sequence ATGAGGGACGTCGCGCGCCTGGCAGGCGTCTCGATCGCGACGGTCTCGTTCGTCGTGAACGACACCAAGCCTGTCTCGCCCGAGACCCGCGAGCGGGTGCAGGCGGCCATGCGCGAGCTCGGCTTCCGTCCGCACGCCCTGGCCCGCGCCCTCGCACGCCGCCGCTCCGGGATCGTCGCGGTGGTCTATCCGCTGGTGTCGAGCCGCCCGCTCACCACCGCCACCTCGTTCCTGCTCGGGGCCGCCGAGGCTGCGGCGGAGCAGGACCACTCGATCGTCCTCTGGCCGACGGTCGGCGGATCCGAGCGCCTGGCCGACCTGCGCGCCGACGGGCTGATCGACGGCGTGGTGTTGATGCAGGTCACCAGCGAGGACGAGCGAGTCCCGGTCCTGCGCGACTCCGGGACGCCCTTCGCCCTGATCGGGCGCACCCGCGATCCGTCGGCCCTCGACTGGGTCGACATCGACTTCGAGGGGATGGTCGCGGAGGCGCTCGGCCGGCTCGCCGGTCTGGGGCACGCGCGGGTGGCGCTGGTGCTCGGTCCGGACCGCGACGTGACCGGCTTCGGGCCGTATGTGCGGACGCAGGAGGCGTTCTCGCTGGCCTGCGCGGCGCGCGGACTCGAGGGCGTGCTGCTGCGCTGCGAGGAGTCGCCTGCCGGCGGCCGCGCGCTGGCCCGTTCGTTCGATCCTGCCGCCGCGACCGCCGCCGTGATCGTGAACGGAGGCGCCGCTGTCGGCTTCGCGCACGAGCTGCGACACCGTGGACTGCGCGTCCCCGTGGACCTCTCGATCGTGCTGCTCGCATCGGACCCCGACGTCGCCGACCTCGCCGACCCGGCCCTCGATCTGCTCGTCGCGCCCGGCCGCGAGCTTGGCCGCCGCGGGGTGGAGGCGCTGCTCGCCCGCCTGGCGGACCCCGACGCGCCGCTCCTCCAGGAGCGCATCGGCGGCCCCTGGCGCGCGGGCGGCTCGCTCGCGCCTCCGGCTGCACTGACGTAA
- a CDS encoding ThuA domain-containing protein translates to MTTPSSPVSVLVWGENRHEQIEEKVRAIYPDGMHSTIAEGIRENLGERASVSTTTLDEPEHGLTEDVLAATDVLVWWGHLAHGDVSDEIVARVRRHVLSGMGLVVLHSGHWSKIFGTLMGTTCTLRWRSEQDRELVWTVDPTHPIAQGIPHPFVIPQQEMYGEFFDVPAPDELVFLSTFTGGEVFRSGMTWKRGRGRIFFFSPGDQDYPVYHQAQVRRVIANGVEWVRSSRPERRLPVLQRYETEDFSNGQDYEGALVR, encoded by the coding sequence GTGACCACACCCTCCTCCCCCGTCAGCGTCCTCGTCTGGGGCGAGAACCGCCACGAGCAGATCGAGGAGAAGGTCCGCGCGATCTATCCCGACGGAATGCACAGCACCATCGCCGAGGGCATCCGCGAGAACCTCGGCGAGCGCGCATCCGTCTCGACCACCACACTCGACGAGCCCGAGCACGGACTCACCGAGGACGTCCTCGCCGCCACCGACGTCCTCGTCTGGTGGGGCCACCTGGCGCACGGCGACGTCTCGGACGAGATCGTCGCCCGCGTGCGGCGCCACGTTCTCTCGGGCATGGGTCTCGTGGTCCTGCACTCCGGACACTGGTCGAAGATCTTCGGCACGCTGATGGGTACCACCTGCACGCTGCGCTGGCGCTCGGAGCAGGACCGCGAGCTGGTCTGGACCGTCGACCCCACGCACCCCATCGCGCAGGGGATCCCGCATCCGTTCGTGATCCCGCAGCAGGAGATGTATGGCGAGTTCTTCGACGTGCCGGCGCCCGACGAGCTGGTGTTCCTCTCGACCTTCACGGGCGGCGAGGTCTTCCGCTCCGGGATGACCTGGAAGCGCGGCCGCGGGCGCATCTTCTTCTTCTCCCCCGGCGACCAGGACTACCCCGTCTACCACCAGGCCCAGGTGCGCCGCGTGATCGCGAACGGCGTCGAGTGGGTGCGCTCCTCGCGCCCCGAGCGCCGCCTCCCGGTGTTGCAGCGGTACGAGACCGAGGACTTCTCCAACGGCCAGGACTACGAGGGGGCGCTGGTTCGATGA
- a CDS encoding Gfo/Idh/MocA family protein — protein MTLRLVQVGAGAMGRAWIRTVRDSPDAELVGLVDLDVDLAGAAAEEEGVGPVAVGTSVAEVAARSGADAVVNVTVPRAHLPVSSEALFAGLPVLSEKPIAPTIAEALVLAATAEASGRLLMTSQSRRYFASIAAFREQIAGLGQLGSASVHFAKAPRFGGFRDEMDHVLLVDMAIHAFDAARYLLDSDPVAVYCEEYNPLWSWYADGAAASAVFEFAGGVRLSYTGSWCADGLETSWNGDWRVNGAGGTAHWDGDGAPTWQSRESEAVQVASLVPVPEEIAGSLAEFVRVLGSGAVPSGEVHANVRSLAMVEAAVRSSETGARVRIDEVLEEGYAEALTLARDERVRAALASWGSAAAGLSR, from the coding sequence ATGACCCTCCGCCTCGTCCAGGTCGGCGCCGGTGCGATGGGCCGCGCCTGGATCCGCACCGTCCGCGACTCCCCCGACGCCGAGCTGGTCGGCCTGGTCGACCTGGACGTCGACCTCGCTGGGGCCGCGGCGGAGGAGGAGGGGGTCGGCCCGGTCGCGGTCGGCACCTCCGTCGCCGAAGTCGCCGCGCGCTCCGGCGCCGACGCCGTGGTCAACGTGACCGTGCCGCGCGCGCACCTGCCGGTGAGCTCGGAGGCGCTGTTCGCCGGACTCCCCGTGCTCTCCGAGAAGCCGATCGCGCCGACCATCGCCGAAGCGCTGGTGCTCGCGGCGACCGCCGAGGCCTCGGGGCGGCTGCTGATGACCAGCCAGTCGCGCCGGTACTTCGCCTCGATTGCCGCCTTCCGCGAGCAGATCGCCGGGCTCGGGCAGCTGGGCAGTGCCTCCGTGCACTTCGCGAAAGCGCCCCGCTTCGGCGGTTTCCGCGACGAGATGGACCATGTGCTGCTCGTCGACATGGCGATCCACGCCTTCGACGCGGCGCGCTACCTGCTCGACAGCGACCCGGTCGCGGTCTACTGCGAGGAGTACAACCCTCTCTGGAGCTGGTATGCCGACGGAGCCGCGGCGAGCGCGGTGTTCGAGTTCGCCGGCGGGGTGCGCTTGAGCTACACCGGCAGCTGGTGCGCCGACGGCCTCGAGACGTCGTGGAACGGCGACTGGCGGGTGAACGGCGCCGGCGGCACGGCGCACTGGGACGGCGACGGTGCTCCGACATGGCAGTCGCGCGAGTCGGAGGCGGTGCAGGTCGCGTCGCTCGTGCCCGTGCCCGAGGAGATCGCCGGCTCGCTCGCCGAGTTCGTGCGAGTGCTGGGCTCGGGGGCGGTGCCCTCGGGCGAGGTGCACGCGAATGTGCGGAGCCTCGCGATGGTGGAGGCGGCCGTCCGCTCCTCCGAGACGGGAGCGCGGGTGCGGATCGACGAGGTCCTGGAAGAGGGCTACGCCGAGGCGCTGACGCTGGCGCGCGACGAGCGCGTGCGCGCGGCCCTCGCCTCCTGGGGCTCAGCGGCGGCGGGCCTCTCGCGCTGA
- a CDS encoding response regulator transcription factor, which translates to MPSSARVLLIEDDDAIRSSVEAALRSERFTVRGLVSGEDLARELNTFAPDLVILDWMLPGPSGIVLAQRIRRSSDAAVIMLTARDAVEDRLRGFDEGADDYVVKPFVLAELVKRVSAVLRRRGRIPSVIEIGDLVVDPESGRARRGDVALDLTATEFRLLAFLAGNRGRTLTKTQILTQVWGYDHVDPNLVEVHLSSLRKKMEAHGGRLVHTVRGLGYRVEA; encoded by the coding sequence ATGCCCTCCTCCGCCCGCGTGCTCCTCATCGAGGACGACGACGCCATCCGCTCCTCCGTCGAAGCCGCGCTGCGGAGCGAGCGCTTCACCGTCCGCGGACTCGTCTCCGGGGAGGACCTCGCCCGCGAGCTGAACACCTTCGCTCCCGACCTGGTGATCCTCGACTGGATGCTCCCCGGCCCGAGCGGCATCGTTCTTGCCCAGCGGATTCGGCGCAGCAGCGACGCGGCTGTGATCATGCTCACTGCCCGTGACGCCGTCGAGGACCGCCTGCGCGGCTTCGACGAGGGCGCGGACGACTACGTGGTGAAGCCGTTCGTGCTCGCCGAGCTCGTCAAACGTGTGAGCGCCGTGCTCCGTCGCCGAGGCCGCATCCCCTCCGTCATCGAGATCGGCGATCTCGTCGTGGATCCGGAGTCGGGTCGCGCGCGCCGAGGCGACGTCGCCCTCGACCTCACCGCCACCGAGTTCCGCCTGCTCGCCTTCCTCGCCGGCAACCGCGGCCGCACTCTGACCAAGACGCAGATCCTCACGCAGGTCTGGGGCTACGACCACGTCGACCCGAACCTCGTCGAGGTACACCTCAGCTCCCTGCGCAAGAAGATGGAGGCGCACGGCGGCCGACTCGTGCACACCGTCCGCGGCCTCGGCTACCGGGTGGAAGCGTGA
- a CDS encoding sensor histidine kinase: protein MSRAQPGALRTGSLRLRTVLAVLALLAVLLLALSATVQAVLGERLRDQIEERLQDRASTAAALVGSIPDDTLASRLSAQGVSVRITSPEGEDVVAGPSPEELRLGPGAVDPLGEPPSPPGPSSPSDAVTPRAAVTVVSSSVSADAELITLESTLSDGTRLELTSEAGSVGSTLAQLNGILLAASAVFLLLAALALIVVVRATLRPLERMTDVARDIAHGDRGRRLRPSRPRTELGRTATAFDEMLDDLEQAERTALAAEATALAAEQRMRAFVSDAAHELRTPVAGIQAAADALVRADGGEQERERLSVHVVRESLRAGRLIQDMLLMARLDEGLTVKARPLDPAGVAEAAVERQELRCPGLAIRLHRSAELPLVSADADRLGQVLGNLLENGARFARSQIDVSVEADPDSVSITVDDDGPGIAEADRERVFDRLVRLDDARNRADGGSGLGLPIARGLARAFGGDLVAQAGPVGARFRVTLPRAAE, encoded by the coding sequence GTGAGCCGCGCCCAGCCCGGCGCCCTGCGCACGGGCTCCCTCCGCCTGCGCACCGTGCTGGCCGTGCTCGCTCTGCTGGCCGTGCTGCTGCTCGCGCTCTCAGCGACGGTGCAGGCGGTGCTCGGCGAGCGCCTGCGCGACCAGATCGAGGAGCGGCTGCAGGACCGCGCCTCCACCGCGGCCGCGCTGGTCGGCTCGATCCCCGACGACACTCTCGCCTCCCGGCTCTCGGCTCAGGGTGTCTCGGTGCGGATCACGAGCCCCGAGGGCGAGGACGTGGTCGCCGGCCCCAGCCCGGAGGAGCTGCGCCTGGGCCCCGGCGCCGTTGACCCGCTCGGCGAGCCGCCCTCGCCGCCCGGCCCGAGCTCCCCCTCCGACGCCGTCACCCCGCGAGCCGCCGTCACCGTCGTCTCCAGTAGCGTCAGCGCCGACGCCGAGCTGATCACCCTCGAGTCGACCCTCAGCGACGGGACCCGCCTCGAGCTCACCAGCGAGGCCGGCTCGGTGGGCAGCACCCTCGCGCAGCTGAACGGGATCCTGCTCGCCGCGTCGGCCGTGTTCCTGCTCCTCGCCGCGCTCGCGCTGATCGTCGTCGTCCGCGCGACCCTCCGGCCTCTCGAGCGGATGACCGACGTGGCCCGCGACATCGCGCACGGCGACCGCGGCCGACGCCTCCGCCCCTCCCGCCCGCGCACCGAGCTGGGCCGCACCGCAACCGCGTTCGACGAGATGCTCGACGATCTGGAGCAGGCCGAGCGCACCGCGCTCGCCGCCGAAGCGACCGCCCTTGCGGCCGAGCAGCGGATGCGCGCCTTCGTCTCGGACGCCGCGCACGAGCTGCGGACGCCGGTCGCCGGCATCCAGGCCGCGGCCGACGCGCTGGTGCGGGCCGACGGCGGCGAGCAGGAGCGCGAGCGCCTGTCGGTGCACGTCGTCCGGGAGTCGCTGCGCGCCGGCCGCCTGATCCAGGACATGCTGCTGATGGCGCGGCTCGACGAGGGCCTGACCGTCAAGGCGCGGCCGCTGGACCCCGCCGGCGTCGCCGAGGCCGCGGTCGAACGCCAGGAGCTGCGCTGCCCGGGACTCGCGATCCGGCTGCACCGGTCGGCAGAACTGCCGCTGGTCAGCGCCGACGCCGACCGGCTAGGCCAGGTGCTCGGGAATCTCCTCGAGAACGGCGCTCGCTTCGCCCGCTCCCAGATCGACGTGTCCGTCGAGGCCGACCCCGACTCTGTCTCGATCACCGTCGACGACGACGGCCCCGGCATTGCCGAAGCCGACCGCGAGCGCGTCTTCGACCGTCTCGTCCGCCTGGACGACGCCCGCAACCGCGCGGACGGCGGCTCGGGCCTCGGCCTGCCGATCGCCCGCGGGCTGGCTCGGGCGTTCGGCGGTGACCTCGTGGCGCAGGCCGGACCGGTGGGCGCGCGCTTCCGGGTGACGCTCCCGCGCGCAGCGGAGTGA